Proteins co-encoded in one Arachis hypogaea cultivar Tifrunner chromosome 13, arahy.Tifrunner.gnm2.J5K5, whole genome shotgun sequence genomic window:
- the LOC112733217 gene encoding putative F-box protein At5g62660 gives MGENGEIFPDDVMIDILKRLPVKSLMRFKCVSKNWANLFRTPHFTAQHLRHSIQNRFLLLQRIQRSPTSPVCSTPTSFCLIGPDLSVHELEFLNFASNGAKIVGSRNGLLCLRHTDHALSICNPATRQVTQVPRTLTDVRTLYYFGFGYSPLVNDYKIVRICVCESYESDDDDDNEGNDGIVVLDDIHVNQVEVYSLASGSWRQVDASNLQNLCLVSNAIAAGGGMFWKATTSSELESSQDPDECLVSFDIGHDIFRLLRGPESHPLPTTYSSTSVLAEYNDKLVMFHQFMMGNFHNFMMVNGESSLIDLWVLDNTHTYAAEGERWIKRYRVGPFSRIVYPISIWRDQIVCHRLLEHVDESGLVKTTLSILNPYSRELKNLPAHRNENYYVSFNYAESLACSKHSA, from the coding sequence ATGGGTGAGAACGGTGAGATTTTTCCTGATGATGTGATGATAGATATTCTGAAAAGGCTTCCAGTGAAATCTTTGATGCGATTCAAGTGTGTCTCAAAGAATTGGGCGAATCTCTTCAGAACCCCTCATTTCACGGCACAGCACCTTCGCCACTCAATTCAGaatcgttttcttcttcttcagagAATTCAACGTTCTCCTACTTCCCCAGTGTGCTCCACTCCAACATCCTTCTGCTTAATTGGACCTGACCTCAGTGTTCACGAGCTTGAATTTCTCAATTTCGCCTCAAATGGCGCCAAGATTGTGGGTTCCCGCAATGGCTTGCTGTGCTTACGTCACACCGATCACGCTCTTTCCATTTGTAATCCAGCAACAAGACAAGTCACACAGGTACCTCGAACCCTAACTGATGTCAGGACTCTTTACTATTTTGGATTTGGCTATAGTCCACTTGTCAATGATTACAAGATAGTGAGAATTTGTGTATGTGAGTCTTATgagtctgatgatgatgatgataatgagggtaatgaTGGAATTGTGGTTCTTGATGACATTCATGTTAACCAAGTGGAAGTGTATTCCTTAGCTAGTGGGTCATGGAGACAAGTTGATGCTAGCAATTTGCAAAATTTATGTTTGGTATCGAATGCTATTGCCGCCGGTGGAGGCATGTTTTGGAAGGCCACCACGAGCTCCGAGCTCGAGTCCAGTCAAGATCCTGATGAATGTTTGGTTTCATTCGACATTGGACATGACATTTTTAGGTTGTTAAGAGGTCCTGAATCACACCCTTTGCCCACTACTTACTCCTCTACCTCTGTGCTAGCAGAATACAATGACAAACTTGTTATGTTTCATCAGTTTATGATGGGAAACTTCCATAATTTTATGATGGTAAATGGTGAATCTTCTCTGATTGACTTGTGGGTATTGGATAACACTCATACATATGCAGCTGAAGGGGAGAGATGGATTAAACGATACAGGGTAGGGCCCTTTTCAAGGATAGTATATCCAATAAGTATTTGGAGAGATCAAATTGTTTGCCACCGATTGCTCGAGCATGTTGATGAATCTGGTCTAGTGAAAACTACTCTATCCATCTTGAATCCTTACAGTCGTGAGTTAAAGAATCTACCAGCTCACAGAAATGAGAATTATTATGTTTCTTTCAACTATGCAGAAAGTCTTGCATGTAGCAAACATTCAGCTTGA